AGTTTTAAAGAAGTGACCGCTTCTTCACCGATACAATATTTAAAGAAGATCCGCCTCAATAAAGCCAAAGCGTTACTGCAACTGAAAAAGCTCAAGGTAAAAGAGGTGTCGACACAGGTTGGCTATGAAAGTACTGCTCAGTTTAGTCGTGAGTTTAAACGTTACTTTGATCAAAGCCCTGGCGAGTGTGCTAGGTTATAATACTGTTTAATTTCAATAAGGTGCTATGTAAGTGCCTTCTATATTGGGTTAAGGCTACCTTATGACAGCAGTACCTATGCAAATGACCTTTTTTGAGTTTTTAACGCCGTTAGTTGCATCTGGGCAAAAGACGATTACTATTCGTGATGCCAGCGAGAGCCATTACCAACCTGGTAGCCAAGTAGAGGTGTTTACCCTCGAAGGCCATAGCAAGGTATGCGATATCATTATTTTGGCAGTCGAACCTTTAAAGTTCGATGATATTAATGAGTTTCATGCCACTCAAGAAAGCTTGCCATTAGCTGAGTTAAAGCAGCTTATTCTGAAGGTCTATCCTAATAAATCTCACTTATTTATGATTTCGTTCAAATTAATGGCCGCTTAAGGCCATTTTTAACAACAGAACTTCCGCTAAGATCCCTCAGCTTTATTACTATGTGCATCTAATCTGAATGGCGGGTACCGTTTGTTGTACTTTACTGCTTTTATTACCATCACCTTATTCATGCATTAATGACTTAACAGCAATATCTAAAACATGATCTGCTTAACAAATGGGTAGCAATAACCATGTTAGTTTGCATATCTATTAGCTACTTCACATTTTGGCTATCTCTAAAGTGATATTTTGATTTCCTGCTTACGCTATGGGTCTTATCTAGCGCTTTTTATCAATGGTTTTGCTCTCAGGGCTTCATTCAATTAGGATTTTTTATGTCTCCAATTATTCAATCAGCCAGCCAGGAGTTGATTAAACCTTATCAGTCTAATATCACTGTACCCAATTGGATGATCAGCTCTATGGAGCGGGTGATGCAGTTTTATGTTGATAAAAATTTACGCCTAGACACTATTTCTACTGACCGTATGCCTAAGCCCGTCGAGGGCAAAAAATACATGTTGTACGCGCACATTCCGTTTTGCCATACCTTGTGCTCGTTTTGTACTTTTCACCGATTTTTATTTCGCGAAGACAAGGCGCGTGAATACTTTGTTGCGCTGCGTAAAGAAATGCAAATGGCCAAAGATTTAGGCTATGAGTTTGAGTCTATGTATATTGGCGGCGGCACCACAACAGTACTTGAAGATGAATTGGCTCGTACAATTGAACATGCAAAAAATCTGTTTCCAGGGATTAAAGAAGTCTCTTGTGAATCGGATCCGCAGCATTTAGCTAATCCTGAATTTAAACAATTAAAAGGCCTAGTAGACAGAATGTCTATTGGGGTGCAAAGCTTTGACGATGGCATTTTAAAAATGACCGATCGCTTAGATAAGTTTGGTTCTGGCCAGCAAACCTTTGACCGCATTATGGCGGCAAAAGAATTATTTCCGATAATTAACGTCGATTTGATTTTTGGTTTTCGTGGTCAAACTGATGAGATTATCCAGTCTGATCTTGAAATGGCGTCTAAACTTGACCCACGCCAAATTACTACTTATCCGTTAATGATTACTCATCAAACCCGCAAGAGTGTCAAAAATCAATTAGCTGCTCCTCATGGGGATATGGTTAATCAGTACCGTCAGATTTTAAATCGCTTAACGGGGCAATATACTCAACTATCAGCCTGGGCATTTGGTAAAACCAATGATGAAGGTTTTGATGAGTATGTTATTGATTATGATGAATACCTTGGTGTCGGTTCTGGTTCATTTAGTTTTTTGAATGACACTTTATATGTGAATACATTTTCGCTGAAAAAATATCAGCAACGTATTGCTGAAGGCCGCATGGCAGTTGAGCAACAGAAAAAATATCAGTTAAAAGAAGTGATGCAATATCGCTTTTTACTGGGTATGTTTTCTGGGCGTTTATCGCGTAAATATTTTCGCGACACATTTAATGTTAATTTAGACACCGCATTGTTTAAAGAGATGGCTTCAATGAAAGCAATGGGGGCACTTAAAAATGACCCTATTAACCCCGATGAATTAATAGTGACCGATAATGGCAAAATGCTGGGGCTATTGATGATGAAGGAGTTTTACTCTGGTATGGACAATGTGCGCGCCCAACTGCGCCAACCACTTGCGGAAGCGGATATGTAATCTTACGTTAAGGCAACCAAAGGCCGTGTTAATCACGGCCTTTTTGTTATACTGATGGTTCTTTTTAACGACGCTTTTTTAGGTGAGTTACATGGCCAATATTCTTTTGCTTGCCAATATCAATTGTGATCGCATTCTAATGCTTGATAAACCTTTGCAAACTGGTGGTCGATTTCATTATCAAGACGGCGGCTTACGTTTAGGTGGTGGCGGCGCAAATACCGGTTTAGGTTTAGTATGGGCTCAGCACAATGTCTCATTGGTGAGTGAAGTTGGTAGTGATGACATCGGAGATTGGATTTTAGCTAAGGCGAGTACTTTGGGGCTCGATTGTCGTTTAGTGCATCGTTTTAATGGTAATACCTGTGAAATGTTACTGGTAATGACCCCCGATGGTGAACGGACCATTATTCGACCTCAGCGACCTATTTTTGAACTTCCTGCACCACCTGATTGGCAACACTGGGATGCCTTTTATCTTAACTCTTCAGCAAAAGGTGCTGGCGCTTGGGCTGCCAATGCTATTGCGTCTAATCCTAACTGCAAAGTGATATCTCAATTAGCCAAGGATGAGCGTCACCGTCCTTGTCATGTATTAATTGCCTCGATTACCGATATGCAAGGTCGTTGCAACCAAGACCCATGGTTGTTTGCTCATTCAATTGCGGGCGATGCATTAGCATACTTTATTGTGACTGATGGTGACAAAGGCGCAATAGTATACAATGCTGACGGCGAACAACATGTTCCCGCTGTGATTGCCAAAGTCGTTGACACCACTGGCGCCGGTGATGCTTATGCCGCTGGAGTTATTCATGGTTTATGTCAGTTGATGTCAATTACAGATGCGATGCATGAAGGCGCGTTGTGGGCATCGTTTGCTGTTGCGACAAAAAGCTCAATTCCTGGCGAGGCATTAAAACAGTATCTAGCTTAATTTCAAATTGAGTAAAAAATCGGGCCAATCAGTGAAGTAGGATATTCCCCTATGTTATAAGCGAATATTATCCTGAACCCAAGTGGATCTTATGAATGCAGTGCATTGTTAACTCTATTTAGATATAACTGAAATAGTCGCCGTTTGTCATTGTAGTGTCATTGTTTGCCTTTATGATGAGCCCGTCTAAACAACTTTTATAGTGTTGAATAGTTCAGACCGTTCATAGCTATTATTTTTTGGCTATGTTCCATAATACTGTTGTCTACCGTAAGCGGACAACAGTATTTGCCGTTTATCTAGCTTTGCGCTGCTTTCCTTAAACCAAGCGAGATAATTCGATAAATATTTTGTAGCTACTCCCTTCATACTTCCGTTTACCCAGGCTTTAAAATTCGCTATTGCACCATTGACAGTCTGAATGTGATAAATATTATCCATCACTCTGATTTTCCCATTTATCAATCGCTTATGGTCACAGTGCTTTAGTTTGGCTATCTTCACATATGCCCATGCACCATCGCTGCAAAGCACTGAATTTTCTTCAATGTTTTCAGTAAGATTAATGGATATTTCTGAAGACGTATCAGCAGATAAAATTGGCGCTATCATGTGTTTACTGCGGTCAATGGAAAGAAGCACCGCAACTTGGCCTTCTTTAGTACGTTTATCAATATCACCACCGCGCTTTCTGGCTTTTTGACCTGAACCGAGTGTTTTATTACCTTTTTCAGAATAGGCAAGAAAGAATTCATCAACCTCGATAATGCCCGATAGTTTGTCATCATTTTTCCCTGCCTGAGCCTGAAGAAATCGATGTCGCCATAAAAAGGCTGTTTTAAGATTAATACCACAGACTCTAGCCGCCTGCCTCAGCGTTAACCGCAACGCCATACAGTGGGCATACTCGACCCAAATGCAGCTCTTATGCAGCCTAGCTAGCGGGGTATTAGTCTTGTTGTTAAACGTTTTACTGCAGCTATTGCAGCGATATCGTTGTACTCCACCTGCTTTCCCCCACTTTTTGAACTGGCTTGAATCGCAGTGTGGACACTGCGATTTTGAATCAAAAAGTGGTTGGAACAGCTCATCTATAGGGATTTCGGTATCTAATGCTTGAATTGACTGGTGAACTACCTCTCTCTGAGCTGGAGTCATAGAGATAAGTGCTTTTGTTATCTGGTTAAGTTTACTCACAAATAATTTTGCTTTCATTTACTTTACCCTCAATCAGTTAGCTTCACTCATTAAGTATAGACAACATTTACCTACAACAGCGCCTATTTTTTATGTATTATCTTCTATGTTATTTATAGCCTTACTACTCCCCAGTGAGGCTTTTTTTTGTCTGAAAATTGGGTATATTGGCACTCTGTAATAAGATTTAAGCAAGGAGATGCTGGATGATTAAGCGATTGGTAAAGAGTATTTCTGGACTATATTTAGGCGATCAAGTGCAAATGCACAATGGTGTTGCTAGCTGTATTAACCAAAAACATGCCGTTAAGCAGTTAACCGTGCAATTTGATCGGGTCGTCGGTAATAGTGAGGCAGATCCTAAGCATCATGGGGGGCTTGATAGAGTGCTGCATCATTTTCCTCGAGAACATTATGGCCAATACCGCCGCTGGGATTTAATGTCAACATTTGGTGATGTGCCTTCAATGGGTGAAAATATCAGTACCGTTGGCCTTAATGAAGCACAGGTTAATATTGGCGACATTGTCCAAATTGGCGATGTGACGTTACAAGTGACTCAGCCGCGTTCGCCTTGTTTTAAACTTAACTTACAATTTGGCCATCCTAAATTTGCCTTAGCAATGCAAGAAAGTCGTATGTGCGGTTGGTTTTATCGGGTGCTGTCTGAAGGTGATATTCGTCCTAGTGACAGTATTATGCTACTAGAAAGAAAAACCAATATTAGTATCGCCAAAGCTATGCAGATTTATTTTTTAGCTGAATTTGATGCTGTGCAATATCAAATGCTGCTTGAATGCGAAGGTTTAGCGCAAAGTTGGGTTAACTCATTACAGCGTCGCCTTGATCAGCAAAGCATAGAAGATTGGGCTATACGTTTATATGGCAACGCCAGTTAGTTAACTCTAATGCAATGATAATATTAACAAAAAAATTATGCCGATTAAAGTAACTAGTTTAAAAACAACCAGTTAAAATATCAGTTTAAAAGTAATATGATAAGGAATATCAAATGACCGAACCGATAGACACGTTATCCAAAGAAGCTAAGAATATGGGGTTATTAGTGCATGCCGCCAGTTTTGTCGGTTATGTCTTTCCGCTAGGCAGTGTTTTAGGTCCTTTAATTGTGTGGTTAATGAAACGCGACGAATTTGAGTTTGCCAACCAATGTGGGAAAAACTGTCTTAATTTTAAATTGAGCTTAATGATTTATGCCTTGGTGTCGGCAATATTGATTTTAATTGGTGTGGGTGTATTGCTATTAGCCGCGCTGGCATTGCTTGATGTTATTTGTACCATTATTGCGATGGTGAAAGCCAGCGATGGGATAGCTTATCAATATCCGCTCACTATCCGATTTCTGAAGTAGTTAGCATGTTAAATATGGCTTAATGGCAACGATTATAAACATAAAAAACGCCACTCAATTGAGTGGCGTTTTTGTAACATCGATTTATAAACTAATTACACTTTAAAGCGAGCGACTAGAGTATCAAGTCGAGTTGCTAATTGGTTTAGTGACTTACTGGCATGTGCCGCCGCGTGAGCGGTATCGGCTGTACGTTGAGTAATATCGTTGATTTCAGTCACATTGCGATTAATGTCTTCAACTACGGTAGATTGTTCTTCCGTCGCGGCAGCAACTTGAATGTTCATATCGCTAATCAACGCAATACGTTCACTTATACCACTTAACGACTGGCTAGCTTCGTCTACAGCCGTAACACCTTCGTGTGAGCGACTACGCGATTGCTCCATCGCATTAACTGCTCGGCTAGTTTCTGATTGCAGCTTATCAATCATATTTTGTACTTCATTGGTCGATGCAGCCGTTCTAGAAGCCAAGTTACGCACTTCATCTGCAACCACAGCAAAGCCTCGTCCGGCTTCACCAGCGCGAGCAGCTTCAATTGCCGCATTAAGTGCCAGTAAGTTAGTTTGCTCGGAAATAGCACGGATAACATCTAAAATACTGCCAATCGACTTTGTGTGCGTCGCTAACGATTCGATAACTTCACCAACTTGTTCAACGTCTTTAGACAATTGATTAATGGTGGCTCGTGCACGAGTGACTACTTTTTGGCCATCGACAGATTCGGTGTCGGCATCGCGCGCGGTAACAGCAGCTTGAGCTGCATTGCTTGCGATTTCGTTGACGGTTGCACCCATTTCGTTAATGGCGGTAACAACCATGATGGTACGATCTTTTTGTAACTGGCTATCTTCTAATGTTTGATGTGCTTGATTTGATACATCAACGGCCGATAAACCAAGTTGTTCGCTGGTTTTGGCAACTTCAACAACCGTATCTTGGATTTTGCTGATAAAGCTATTAAAACCGCGAGCAAGTTGAGCTATTTCGTCATCACCATTAACCGGTAGTCTTTGACGTAAATCGCCTTCACCCTCACCAATATTACGAAATAATTCAGCAATATGAGCAATAGGACGGCTGACTGAACCTGCAACCGCAATTGAAATTGCAATAAATACCGCTGCGATAAGTATTGTCCACAATAATATCTGATAAGCCGATTCTTGTAGCAGTGCAAACACTTCAGCTTCAGGCACTTGAGCGACTAAGTACCAGTCCATAGACTCAATGTAGCTGCTGGCAATTAGCATGTGTTGGCCATCGACTTCCGCTTTGACTAAATTAAAATCACTTTGGTTTAATAGCTGGTTAGTATTGGCATTAGGGTACAAAGTGCTTAGTTTGCTTTTACCTACTTTACGTGTGTCTTGGTGAAGTTTTACGTCACCTTTAGCATCAACTAAATATACAAAACCGCTGTCTTCTATTTTAAATGAAGCCAGTAAATTAACCATCGAATCTAACGATTTGGCTAATCCCACAAGGCCGCGACCATTGGGTTGCTGGTAGTTGATAAATAGCTTTACATCACCATTAGCTTCGGTGAACACATTCAGCATTCGCTCTTGTTTACTGTTGCGATAGTCAAAAAACCAACCGTCTTGATCTGGGGTTAATACTCGTAAAAATCCGTCTTGTGTGTAATAGGCTGCGCTTTCGCGATCGGCGTAAGATGCTTGAGCTAAGCCGTATTGGTCTTTTATGTCATTAAGTTGTGCGATAACGAGGCTTTCTTGGTCCGCTGGGCGGCCATTTTGAAGCCATCCAAGCAACATTCTGCTATTTGCGAGCTGTTCCGCGGCATTCATTAAACCACTAATTTCAAGGTCAACTTCATTACGGATTTGCATGAGTAAGCTTGGCATTTCCGAATTTAGCATTCGCTGTTCAACGATTTGCTTGGCACTTCGTTGACTTAGCAGCCCGACTAACATTGTTGACAGCAGTACCGCGAAGGTCACGGTGAGCAAGATTTTTTGCTTAATGGTAAGGGTATTAAATGTATTCATCTACAACAGCCTCTTGGAGTATCTTTATGATATATCGGACACAATGACAATAAATTGATAGTTATTTTGCTGTTACGTTAATTAAGTAGACAAAATAGCCTTTTTGCGTAGGTTGTTCTGATTTTGTGTGACTAATGATAGTCGATAAAACAAAAAAAACGCACCTATATTTAAGTGCGTTTTTTTGACTGTGCCAATATTTTAACTATTGGTTAATTTACATATTTGGGTAGTTTGGCCCGCCGCCGCCTTCTGGTGTGACCCAAGTGATATTCTGGCTTGGGTCTTTAATGTCACAGGTCTTACAATGAATACAATTTTGACCATTAATCACAAATTTTTTGTCACCAGCGTCTTCAACAACTTCATAAACACCTGCTGGGCAGTATCGTTGTGCGGGTTCATCAAATTTAACTAAGTTAACCGAAATAGGGATACTTTGGTCTTTTAGGTGTAAGTGACACAATTGATCTTCTTCGTGATAAGTATTTGACAAATATACAGACGATAACTTATCAAAACTTAATTTCCCATCAGGTTTAGGGTAATCAATTTTATTGTAATCACTCGCAAGCCCCATAGTGGCGTAATCTGGCGTATTATCTCTAAAGGTTACCGGAAACTTGCCGCCAAACCAATTTTGGTCAATATAGTTATAGGCGCCACCGAGTAAGGTGCCAAACTTATGCATTGCAGGACCAAAGTTACGAGAGCTATAAAGCTCTTCATGTAGCCAGCTTTCTTCAAAGCGTTGTTGGAAGCAATCAAGATCTTTACCGCCCTCAAGTCCAGCAATTAAGCCTTCACCTAAGGTTTTGGCTGCGATGATACCGCTCTTAATCGCAGTATGGGTGCCCTTAATTTTAGCAAAATTAAGCGTGCCAGCATTACAGCCAATAATTAATCCACCAGGGAAACTCATTTTAGGTAATGAATTTAGGCCGCCTTTGG
This region of Shewanella livingstonensis genomic DNA includes:
- the yqfB gene encoding N(4)-acetylcytidine aminohydrolase, coding for MTAVPMQMTFFEFLTPLVASGQKTITIRDASESHYQPGSQVEVFTLEGHSKVCDIIILAVEPLKFDDINEFHATQESLPLAELKQLILKVYPNKSHLFMISFKLMAA
- a CDS encoding coproporphyrinogen III oxidase family protein, whose protein sequence is MSPIIQSASQELIKPYQSNITVPNWMISSMERVMQFYVDKNLRLDTISTDRMPKPVEGKKYMLYAHIPFCHTLCSFCTFHRFLFREDKAREYFVALRKEMQMAKDLGYEFESMYIGGGTTTVLEDELARTIEHAKNLFPGIKEVSCESDPQHLANPEFKQLKGLVDRMSIGVQSFDDGILKMTDRLDKFGSGQQTFDRIMAAKELFPIINVDLIFGFRGQTDEIIQSDLEMASKLDPRQITTYPLMITHQTRKSVKNQLAAPHGDMVNQYRQILNRLTGQYTQLSAWAFGKTNDEGFDEYVIDYDEYLGVGSGSFSFLNDTLYVNTFSLKKYQQRIAEGRMAVEQQKKYQLKEVMQYRFLLGMFSGRLSRKYFRDTFNVNLDTALFKEMASMKAMGALKNDPINPDELIVTDNGKMLGLLMMKEFYSGMDNVRAQLRQPLAEADM
- a CDS encoding PfkB family carbohydrate kinase, translating into MANILLLANINCDRILMLDKPLQTGGRFHYQDGGLRLGGGGANTGLGLVWAQHNVSLVSEVGSDDIGDWILAKASTLGLDCRLVHRFNGNTCEMLLVMTPDGERTIIRPQRPIFELPAPPDWQHWDAFYLNSSAKGAGAWAANAIASNPNCKVISQLAKDERHRPCHVLIASITDMQGRCNQDPWLFAHSIAGDALAYFIVTDGDKGAIVYNADGEQHVPAVIAKVVDTTGAGDAYAAGVIHGLCQLMSITDAMHEGALWASFAVATKSSIPGEALKQYLA
- a CDS encoding IS1595 family transposase yields the protein MKAKLFVSKLNQITKALISMTPAQREVVHQSIQALDTEIPIDELFQPLFDSKSQCPHCDSSQFKKWGKAGGVQRYRCNSCSKTFNNKTNTPLARLHKSCIWVEYAHCMALRLTLRQAARVCGINLKTAFLWRHRFLQAQAGKNDDKLSGIIEVDEFFLAYSEKGNKTLGSGQKARKRGGDIDKRTKEGQVAVLLSIDRSKHMIAPILSADTSSEISINLTENIEENSVLCSDGAWAYVKIAKLKHCDHKRLINGKIRVMDNIYHIQTVNGAIANFKAWVNGSMKGVATKYLSNYLAWFKESSAKLDKRQILLSAYGRQQYYGT
- a CDS encoding MOSC domain-containing protein, whose translation is MIKRLVKSISGLYLGDQVQMHNGVASCINQKHAVKQLTVQFDRVVGNSEADPKHHGGLDRVLHHFPREHYGQYRRWDLMSTFGDVPSMGENISTVGLNEAQVNIGDIVQIGDVTLQVTQPRSPCFKLNLQFGHPKFALAMQESRMCGWFYRVLSEGDIRPSDSIMLLERKTNISIAKAMQIYFLAEFDAVQYQMLLECEGLAQSWVNSLQRRLDQQSIEDWAIRLYGNAS
- a CDS encoding DUF4870 domain-containing protein; translated protein: MTEPIDTLSKEAKNMGLLVHAASFVGYVFPLGSVLGPLIVWLMKRDEFEFANQCGKNCLNFKLSLMIYALVSAILILIGVGVLLLAALALLDVICTIIAMVKASDGIAYQYPLTIRFLK
- a CDS encoding methyl-accepting chemotaxis protein → MNTFNTLTIKQKILLTVTFAVLLSTMLVGLLSQRSAKQIVEQRMLNSEMPSLLMQIRNEVDLEISGLMNAAEQLANSRMLLGWLQNGRPADQESLVIAQLNDIKDQYGLAQASYADRESAAYYTQDGFLRVLTPDQDGWFFDYRNSKQERMLNVFTEANGDVKLFINYQQPNGRGLVGLAKSLDSMVNLLASFKIEDSGFVYLVDAKGDVKLHQDTRKVGKSKLSTLYPNANTNQLLNQSDFNLVKAEVDGQHMLIASSYIESMDWYLVAQVPEAEVFALLQESAYQILLWTILIAAVFIAISIAVAGSVSRPIAHIAELFRNIGEGEGDLRQRLPVNGDDEIAQLARGFNSFISKIQDTVVEVAKTSEQLGLSAVDVSNQAHQTLEDSQLQKDRTIMVVTAINEMGATVNEIASNAAQAAVTARDADTESVDGQKVVTRARATINQLSKDVEQVGEVIESLATHTKSIGSILDVIRAISEQTNLLALNAAIEAARAGEAGRGFAVVADEVRNLASRTAASTNEVQNMIDKLQSETSRAVNAMEQSRSRSHEGVTAVDEASQSLSGISERIALISDMNIQVAAATEEQSTVVEDINRNVTEINDITQRTADTAHAAAHASKSLNQLATRLDTLVARFKV